The DNA sequence CCTGGCCCTGGTGCTGGCCACCGTCAACCAGGTTTTCTCGCTGCTCGATCCCTACATTTTTCGTAAGCTGGTGGACCAGTTCACGGCGCGCTACCCCGACATGAGTGGGATGCGGAGCGTGCCATTCGGACCATTTTTTCGGGAGGCCATTCCGCTGCTGGCCATGATGTTGGGCGTGGCCATGGTGTCGCGCATTGCCAAGAATTTTCAGGATTACTACGTCAACGTTATCACGCAACGGCTCGGGGCGACCATGTACTCCGATGGCTTGCGGCACTCACTCGATTTACCCTACCAGGTGTTTGAGGACCAGCGCTCGGGCGAGACGCTGGGCAAGCTTCAGAAGGTACGCCTCGACGTGGAGAAACTGATACAAAGCTTTGTGAACGTGCTGTTTACGGCGCTTGTGGGCATCATCTTCGTGATGTGGTACGCCATTAGCGTGTACTGGCCCATTGCGCTGGGCTATTTCCTCACCATTCCGCTGCTGGGTATTCTGAGCTTTGCCCTCAGCAAGCGCATCAAGGTGATTCAAAAGACCATTGTGGCCGAAACCACTTCGCTGGCCGGCGCCACCACCGAGAGCCTGCGCAACATTGAGTTGATAAAGAGCCTGGGCCTAGCTCAGCAGGAAACCGACCGCCTCAACGGCATCACCGGCAAAATCCTGAAACTGGAGCTGCGCAAGGTGCGCTACCTACGCTCGCTGAGCTTCGTGCAGGGCACGTTCGTAAATTTATTGCGCAACGTTATCATCTTATTGCTCTTGTACTTGCGGGTACAGAATCACATCAGCCTGGGCGAGTTTTTCTCGTTCTTCATCTACTCGTTCTCCATCTTCGGGCCGTTGCAAGAATTTGGCACCATCATCGGCAACTACCGCGAGTCGGAGGCGTCGCTGGCTAATTTCCAGAAGATCCTCGACACCCCGCGCGACGTAAAGCCCCTGCACCCGGTCGAAATCAACAAGATTGAAACACTAGCCTTTGAGGACGTGCGCTTCAAGCACCTGAGCGCCGACGTGCCCGCCCTGGATGGCATTTCCTTCGGCGCAAAGCTGGGCGAAACCATTGCCTTCGTGGGGCCCTCGGGCTCGGGCAAAACCACGCTCGTGAAGCTACTTGTGGGCCTGTACCCGCCGCTGGCCGGCCGCATCCTCTACAACGGCGTGCCCAGCACCGACGTGGACCTCGACGCCCTGCGCGAGCAAATCGGGTTCGTGACGCAGGACACGCAGCTTTTTGCCGGCACCATCCGCGAGAACCTGCGCTTCGTGGCCCCCCGCGCCACCGACGAGGAGTGCCTGCGGGCCCTGCACGAAGCGGCCGCCGATACGCTGCTAGCCCGGGCCCCCCAGGGCCTCGACACGGTACTCGGCGAGGGCGGCGTGAAGGTATCGGGCGGCGAAAAGCAGCGCCTCAGCATCGCCCGGGCCTTATTGCGCCGCCCCACTCTACTCGTGTTCGACGAGGCCACTTCGGCCCTCGACTCGCTTACGGAGGAGGAAATCGGGCGCACGGTGCGCGAGCTCTCGGGCTCACGCCAGCACATCACTATCCTCATCGCCCACCGCCTCAGCACCGTTTTACACGCCGACCGCATCTTAGTGCTCGAACGCGGCCACGTGGCCGAAGCCGGACGCCACGACGAGCTGCTGGCCAGCAAAGGCCTGTACTACGCCATGTGGCGCCAGCAAATTGGCGAGCGGGCCCCCGCGCTGGCCAAGGCCTAGAGCGATTTTCAGGTCCGTACACAGCCTGGTTGCTGCCGGTCTGTCGGCTTTTTTAGCCGGCCGACCGCTTGTCGTCAGGGAGAACAAACGGAGGCTGGTCAACCGGTCGGCCGGCTGAAAAAGCCGGTGGACTGGACCGTATACGGACCTGAAAACTACTCTAGGCGCGGCAACTGGTTGTGCCAGCGTGTTTTTCAGGCCCACATGCAGCAGTAGAAACTTCCACAAAGCCCTTGCTCTTGAAGAACGGTTTTTCGGCAGCGGCCGCAGGGCCCCCGGCGAGGGTTTCGCGTTTGTGCGCGGTGCCGGGCGCCGGGGCCTGCGCCGGGGCGACCAGACTGGCAGCCGGAAGAGAAAATAATACCGCGCGCAAAGAATCGGAGCACACGTGGGCCCCAGGCCCGCAGCCCGGCCGGGAAGCAGAATAGCGGCAAACGGCAGGGACCAGTCCTGGCTAAAAGCTGGGCACTGGCAACGGCCAGAACACCGGAGAAGTCTGATAAACACCTGTTGGCAAGCAATTACTCAACTTTAGCGCTGGCGCGACACCTCCAGATTAGCACCAGAATTGGTCGGTAGGTTTGGGTATAAATCAGTTCACCCCTCATCCCCAAACCTATGAAAAGCCTGCTCATATCCGCTACCGCTTTGCTGCTTGCCGGCACGGCCCAAGCCCAGACAATGCCGGCGGCCCAGGTGCCCGCCGCCGCCAGGGCTACCTTCAAAGCCAAGTTTCCGACGGTGCAGCGCAACACCTGGGAAAAGGAAGGCAATGCTTTTGAGGCGGCTTTTAAAATGAACGGCAAGACGATGTCGGCCGTTATTACGCCCGCCGGGGCATTGCAGGAAACCGAGACGGACATGAGCGCCAGCGAATTGCCAGCCACCGTGCGCGCCACGCTGGCCCGCGACTACAAAGCGTACAAAATCAACGAGGCGGCCACCATCGTCCGGGCCGACGGCACGACGGTGTACGAAGCGGAAGTAGCGAAAGGGGGCAAGAAACATGACGTATTGTTCACAGCTGACGGCCGGGTGGCCCCCAAATAGAGCCCGCTAAATTTTTTTCACAACAATTACTTTACGCCTCCCGGCCACGCGGCCGGGAGGCGTTTTTTACCGCCCTGGCCAACGGGGCTTGGTTACTTAAGAAGAATGAGAACGTTGACATTGCGGCGGCTGGTGCTGCTAGGAATTATGGGGGGCACGGCGGGCACGGCCTGGGCCCAGGGAGGCGCGGTGCGCGGCACATTGCAGGAAGTGGGCACCAACAAGCCCGTATCGTTTGCCAGCGTGGTGCTGCTGCGCAGCCCCGACTCAACCTTTGTGGCCGGGGCCCAGGCCGACGAGGCGGGCGTTTTTGAGCTGGGCAAGCTACCGCTGGGGCCCTACATTCTGCGGGCTACGGCCGTGGGCTACCGCACCGGGCGGCGGGCTATCAGCCTCACGGCCAGCAACCCGGCCCTGGCCCTGGGGGCCCTGCACCTACGCCCAGCTGCTACCCAGCTTGCGGGCGTGGTGGTGACGGCCGAGCGCCCCGTGCTGAGTGGCGGACTCGACAAGCGGGTGGTGGACGTGACCAAGGACCTGACCGTGACCGGGGGCACGGCCATCGATGTGCTGCAAAACGTACCCTCCGTGACCGTAGACCAGACCGGAGCGGTGAGCATCCGAGGCTCGGGCGGGGTCACGATTTTCATCGACGGCAAACCCACCGGCACCACGCTGGACCAGATTCCGGCCAGCAGCATCCAGAGCGTGGAGGTCATCACCAACCCCTCGGCGCGCTACGACGCCAGCGGAGCGGGCGGCATCCTCAACATCATCCTCAAAAAAGAGCGCCGCGACGGCCTGAATGGCCAGGTGAGCGCCACCGGCGGCACCGGCGACAAGGCTAACGCCTCGCTGGGCCTGAACTATCGCAAGGGCAAGCTGAACGTGTTTGGCCAGTACGACTACCGCCGCGACCGCCGCCGCACCAACGCCACCCTCGACCAAACCACGGCGGGTGGCACCGGCACGCTACTGCTGCACCAAGACCGCCAGGGCGCCACGCTGCAAACCTCGCACAGTGCCCGCCTGGGCTTCGACTACGACTTCACGGCTGAGCAGTCCATTACGCTGGCCGTGCAGCCGCGCTTCAACCCCACTGCGGCCGACGAGACGCTGGACTCGCGGCAGGTGAACCAAACGACGGGCGACCAGCCTGTGCTGGCCGGCACCAACCGCCGGAACAACGCTACCACCGGCACCTTCCGCGCGGCCGACGTGACGCTTGACTACCGCCACACCTGGGAGCAGCGCCCGGGCCGCGAGCTGACGGCCAGCGCCGTGTACACGCCGTTGCTAGCGGATAACAGCATTGCCTCCAGCATTTTGCACCTCGACGGTAGCCAGGTAATCCAGCAGCAGCGCACCACCAACCACACCACCCAGGGCACGGCCCAGGTCGACTACGTGCAGCCGCTGGGCGAGAAAAGCCGCTTCGAACTGGGGGCCCGCAGCAGCCTGCGGCAATACGACTTGCGCTACACGTTTGCCAGCGCGCCGGCGTTGAATTTCGACCCGTCGAACCAGTTTATTTACCAGCAGTACGTGCAGGCAGCCTACGGCATCTACGCCGGGGCCCTGCGGAAGCTCAGCTACCAAGTGGGGCTACGGGCCGAGCAAACCAACCTGAACGGCACCCAGCTGGCAGGCAGCAACCCGCCGTTTAGCCAGCACTACCTCAGTCTATTTCCGAGCGCGGCGCTAACCTACGAGCTACCCCACGACCAGCAGGTGCGCCTGGCCTACACCAAGCGCATTGGCCGGCCCGATGCGGGCGAGCTCAACCCCTTCACCGACCGCTCCGACCCGCTGAACTTGCAAACCGGCAATCCGCAGCTGCTGCCCGAATACGTGCATTCGGTGGAGCTGGGCCACGAGCGCACCTTTGCCGGGGGGCGCAGCCTAAGCACCACGGCCTTCTACCGCCTCGAAACTAACACGGCCCAAGGCTTCCGCCAGGTGATAACGGACCCGCTAACGGGCAATATCGTGACGAGCACCACCCGCCTGAACCTGGGCAAGGAAACCTCCTACGGGCTGGAGGTGGTGGGCGCAAGCCCGCTCACGCCGTTCTGGAAGGTGAACGTAACGGCCTCTACGTTTCGCCGCCTCATCAGGGGCGGGGTGGCCGGCACGCCCATCAACACGGCCAGCCAGGTATACACGGCCCGCCTGAACAACACCTTCGCGCTCAACAAAAAGCTCGGGGCCCAGCTGGCACTCAACTACCGCTCGCCCATCAACTCGGCCCAGGGCACGCGCAGCGCCAACTTCAACGTCGATGTGGCGGCCAAGTACGCCGTGCTAGGCGACCGGGGCACCGTCACGCTGCGCGTAGCCGATGTGTTCAACACGCTGCACTTCGACTACACCGCCTACGGGGCCGATTTCTCCACCTTCAGCCACTTCAAGCGCGAGTCGCGCATTGCCTTCCTGGGCTTTGCCTACCGCTTTGGGCAGAACCAGACTACCCGCCAGAAGAAGGCCGCGGCCGACGACAATAGCGGCGGCTTCGAGTAACCTACCCAATGGGAATATTGGTAGTATTTATATCTAATGTTACGCAGCCGCCGTCGCCTTCCGCCCGTTTACTACGCTTATGACGACTTGCACGCTGGACCTGTACACGGATTATTTGCTGAGTTCGACGGGTCCGACGACGGCCACGGGCTTGTCGCGCCTGGTAGATGGGGCGTTGAGCCACGACCACATCACGCGCTGGCGGAGTAGCGCCACGTGGCATTCGGCCGACATTTGGCGGCAGGCCAAGCCCCTGATTCGCCAGGCCGAAGCGCAGCGGCCGGTCGAAGAATTCGCCGTGCGCGTCGTCGATGATTCCATGCTGGGAAAGGCCCACACCGATGCCAACGAGTTGATTTGCACCCACTGGGACCACCGCCAGCAGCGCTGCGTGAAGGGCCTGAATTTCGTCACCCTGCGCTACCAGACCGGGGAGCTGACCCTGCCGCTGGCCGGCGAGCTGGTGCGCAAAACGGTACCGGTCTACCACCCAGAAAACCAGCTACCAAAGCCCTTCCACCAAGAACGAGTACCTGCAACAAATGCTACGCGGGGCCCAGCCACAGGTGGCCTACCGCTACCTGCTGGCCGGCCGCTGGTACGCCTCGGCCGAGAACATGACCCTGGTGCACGCCCTGGGTCATCACTTCGCCTTTGCCCTCGAATCCTCCCGCACCGTGGCCCTGAGCGAAGGGGCACGGGCGCAAGGCCAGTTTCAAGCCGTGCACTCGCTCGTGTTTCCCGATGCGCTGCCCCTGCGCGGCTATTTGCGGTCCGTCCAGGGGACGGTACTCGTTACCAGACAAGTCTTTATAAACAAAGACGGTACTCAGGGTATCTTATATCTGGTCAGCAGCGACACCGACTTGACGCAGGCCCAACTGACCACGATTTACCAGAGACGGTGGAAAGTGGAAGAATACCACAAATCGCTCAAACAGAATGCGTCAATGGGTAAATCGCCCACCAAAACGCTGACCACGCAGGCCAATCATTTCCTAGCCGCCGTGCTGGCTTACATCAAACTCGGGCGGTAATCTAATTTAAGATGATATTTCGATTATAATTATCGATGACTATTTTAATTCGGGCGGTGTGCATGACCAACGATTTGCTGAACGAACAGGACTTGCGCACGAGTACGCCGCAACGCTGACGTAAGGAGCAATTGATGGCTTCGACGCTGTTGGTCTGGCCCTCGCCCTTGGGACAAGGCCGGTGCTGCCAACGGGGCAGCACTTTGGCGTAAGCTTTCCACTGGTCGGTAAAATACCAGCAGTGGCGGTGGTAGCGGCGGGGCAGGGCCTGCCAAAGTTTGCGTAACGGGGCTTCACCCCTGCTGCCCAGCGCCCAGCCCACAATCCGCCGCCGGGCCCGCTCGACGGCGAGCCACAACCAGACCTTGTGCTTTTTGTGGCCCACAAAGCTCCACAATTCATCCAACTCGAGGATTTCCCATTCCTTGCGCTGCGCCTTTTTCGGGCGTAACCGGGGCAAGGGCGGGGAGGCGGCCGCCGCTTTTTTTTAGCCGCTTGGCAATGGTCATGCGTGCCACGCCCGTGATGCGGGTAATACTGCGCTGCGAATTGCGCTCGACCAGCAGGGCCTCGACTTGCGCGTACTGCACGGCTTTGGCCACGGCGGCCGGCACGAACCGCGCCTGGTAGCCGCAAGCTTTATACTGGTAGCGGGCATGGCCATTGCTGTGCCCATTGCGGCGGATATCCGCGCTGCCGCATTTCGCGCAAGTGTGAATTGTCGTGACCATAAACAATATACGTAAGCCATCTCATTTTAGACCACCGCCAGATTTTTGGCGGTGGTCTAAAACAGGATGGTACGGCAAATTACCCGAAGGGCTTCGTAGGGCCACTCTTGCCAAATAACAGCAGCTCCGGGTCATCATAAGAGTGGTTCGACAACGGAAAAAGTTGCTGGATCACCCCGTTTTAGACCACCACCAGATTTTTTTAGTTCTACCCAGTTTATAACCTAAGTTGCGGACTATAGCCCAGCTTGGTCGAGGGAGTGAACGAAGATAAATAAGACAAGTTTGAGTACAAATCCTTCGGCCGTAACGGCATGAATCTGCTTGGGAAACGGGCCGTCAACTGGCTGAAGCAGGTTTCGATGGATTTGCAAAAGTGCTGAAGCATAAAGTTTTCGTGCGGGGCATGGGGCCGGGTACTGTTCTTTTTACGGGCCGTCTGCTGGCGATTGCCCGTGGCTTTTTCAAAGAGGTCTTCCCCGACGTAGTCCGTGTAACCCGCATCGGTGTAGCACACACTGCCCTGGGGCAGGTCCGGGGCCAGGCCCCGCATGCCGATCTGGTCGACTTCACTGCCCGCGTGGATGCGAAAATCGAACGGGATGCCGTCGGTGGTGGCTACGACCTACACCTTAAAGCCATAGAACCAGCACCGCTTGCTGGCGCACTTTCCATAATACGCCTTGTCCTTTAACAACTTACAGCGCGGGCAATGACTTACAGCGCGGGATACGGGTATTGTGGCACACCGCGACCGGAAAGGAGTCGATGACGTAATGCGAGTCCGTGTGCTAGGCCTTGAGCATCCGGCCAAAGGTGGCGAACAGGCCCGCCAGTGTGTCGGCCAGGGCAGGTAGCTGGTGATTGAAACCGCTCTTATCCAGACTTTGCTGTCCCCAATGCTGCTCCATGTAGCGCTTGCCCAGCGCTAGGTTACCGCCGAAATAACGGGCGGCCACCAGGGCGGTCGTTAGCACCTGCGCATCCGACAAGTGGCGGCGCGGGTCGGCTGGCCGCGCCCACTTGGGGCGGGTCTTGGTGAGTAAATCAGCGAGGAAGCAGTACATGGCGACGGTCTCTGTTCTGTCATGGCGAGCGGAGCTTGAAGGGATTGAATACTTCAAACCTAGTCTTTTCCACGCGGAACAGACTAGGTTTGTCCCCACTATAGTCCGCAACTTGGGTTAGTTAACTGCCGATGCCCAATCCCATTATTGACCCTAAACCACCGGAATCGAAGCGCGGGCTGTGGGTGCCGCTGCTGGCGAACGCTGTGATGGTGCTGCTGCTTGGGGTGCTGGTCCGCTCCGTGGCCGAACCCGATGCTGTGACCGGGGCCCCGCATTCGCGCGATGTGGCCTACGGGATGTTTTTCTTGCTGCTTGGGTTGGCTGGATGCGACGTGCTGGCGCTTTTTGTAGCCGCGCTTTTGCGCCGGTCGCGCTGGGTGAACGGCTTTGCCCTGGCGGGCTTGCTCGTGTTCCTGATTGGGCTGGGGTCGTGCGGCTACATGCTCAACAGTTTCTAGCCGGGGCTGGGCGCGGGCTGGCACTTGGGGCAGGTGTAGGTGGCGCGGCCGCCCACGTAGGTTTTCTCGATCTTGGTTTTGGGATGGCGCGGGCAAAAGGTGTGCGCGTCGGAGCCCGGCGTGGCCGATTCGTCCCACTCGCGGGCGTGGATGAGGAACGATTTGGGGAAATTTCGGTAGTTGGCCTCGTGATGGATGGCGGTAGTGAGCACCAGCTGGATAGCGGCGTGCAGGGCCCCCACTTCCTTTTCGCTCAGCGAGTTGCCAATGCGCTCGGGGTGGATTTTGGCCTGGAACAGCACTTCGTCCACAATCCAGTTGCCAAGGCCGGCGGTGAGGCCCTGGTCGAGCAGCAGCGGCTTGACGAACACCCGGCGGCGGCTGAGCTTCGCGTACAGCTCGGCGGCGGTGATTTGCAGCGCATCGGGGCCCAGTTTCTTGGCTTTTTGGTAGGCCGCGGCGCTGTCAGCCAGGCGGATGCGGCCGAACTTGCGCGGGTCGATGAAGGCCAGGCTGAGGCCGGAGTCGCTCAGATGCCAGGCCACACGGGTGAAGCGCGGGGCATCGGGCGCGTCGCGGTAGGCCCCAATGTCGCCGGTCATGCCGAAGTGCAGCACCAGCAGGCGGCCGTTGTCGAGCTCCACGAAGCAGTTTTTGCCCAGGCGGCTGGTGCCGGTGATGGTGCGGCCCAGCAGGGCGGCGCGCAGCTCGGCTTCGGGCACGGCCAGCACGTGGGCGTCGTTCACGTCGAGGCCGGTAATGGTCTGGCCCACGGCCACTTCATCGATGAAACGGCGGTAGGTTTCGACTTCGGGTAATTCGGGCATTGGGGGAAAATAAAGGAGCAGCGGCGGGTTATTAAGCGCAAGGCGAACGGCTTGGTGCGCGCTTTTTGCTTAACAACCCGCCGCTGCTAATTGGTTACTTCCGAACGGGCCCCGGGGTTACCGCCTCTGGGGCCCCTAGCGGCCGCCGGGGGGGCAATTCTCCTTCAGGAATTTAGTGTAGGTGCTCGACAAGTGGCGGCTGGTGCCTTCGCCTTCCGAGATGCTGTGGGTGCGGTTGGGGTAGCTCATCAGCTGGAAAGTTTTGTTGTTTTTCACCAGCTCGTTGATCATCTGCTCGGCGTTGTTGTAGTGCACGTTGTCGTCGCCGGTGCCGTGGATGAGCAGCAGGCGGCCGCGCAAATCCTTGGCGTGGGCCAGCGGCGAATTGTCCACGAAGTAGTGCCGATCCTCGGGCAACAGGCCCATGTAGCGCTCCTGATAGATGTTGTCGTAGTTCAGCTGGTTGTCGACGGCGGCAATGGAGATGCCGGTTTTGTAAATTTTGGGGTACTGCATCAGGAGGCTGAGCGTGGACGAGCCGCCGCCGCTCCAGCCCCACACCGCCACGCGGCTGGTATCCACGAAGCTATTTTTCAGCACTTCCTGGGCCCCCAGGGCCTGGTCGCGGATGTTGAGGCTGCCGATGTTGTGGTAGATGGCCTTGCGGAACTCGCGGCCGCGCGGCGCAGGGGCCCCCCGGTTGTCGAGCGAGGCGTAGATGTAGCCATCGTCGGCCATGTTGCCCTGGTAGAGGCGGTTGGCGCCCGTGCCGAAGCGGTCCGTCACCGTCTGGCTGGCTGGCTCGCCGTACACGTAGAACACGATGGGGTATTTCTTGGATGGGTCGAAGTTGGTGGGCTTCACCATCCAGCCGTCCAGAGTCACACCGTCGGCGGTTTTTACCTGGAAAAACTCCGTTTTGGGGGCCCTAATGCTCTTGGCCTGCGCGGGCAGCTCGCCGCCGCTCAGGCGCTGGTGGGCAGGCAGGCTCACCACATCGGCAGTGGGGAAGGCGCTGGTACTGGAGTAGTTGTGCAGGGCCAGCTTGCCGTTGGGCGAGATGTCGTAGTTGTGCGAGCCGGCTTCGTTGGCGGGCGTCACGCGGGTGGCCGCGCCGCCCTTCAGCGGCACGCGGTAGAGATAGGTTTGGGTGGCGTTGGCGGGCGAGGCCATGAAGTACACGGTGCCGGCGCGCTCGTCGATGGCTTCGAGGCTAATCACGTCGTAGTTGCCCTTGGTGAGCAGCTGCTCGTGGCCGGCGCGGTCCACGGCGTAAAGGTGGCGCCAGCCGTCTTTCTCGCTGGCCCACACGAACTTCTTGCCGCCCTCAATCCAATTCCAGCCCACAGCGCCGTCCTTGGCGTCGACCCAGGCCTTGTCGGTTTCGCTGTAAATGGCCCGGGCGGCCCCGGTAGCGGTGTTGCAGAGCATGATTTTGCTCTCGTTCTGGCGGCGGTTCAGCTGCTGCACAATCAGCTCGGCGGGGCCGGCCCACTCCATGCGCGGCAGGTAGTGCTGCACGGCGTCGCCGGGGATGTCCATCCACTTGGTGGGGCCCCCAGATACGGGCACCACGCCCACGCGGCAGCGGCTGGGGTCTTCGCCCACCACAGGGTACTCCACGGGCACGGTGTAGGGGTAGAGCGCCGCCGTGGTGTTCAACATCAGGTAGTTGCGCGTCTTGGTGGCGTCGAGCTGCCAGTAGGCCAGGCTCAGGCCGTTGGGGGCCCAGCGGAAGCCGTCGCGGCAGTCCAGCTCCTCCTCGTACACCCAGTCGAAGGTGCCGTTGATGAGGCGGTCGGTGCCGTCGCTGGTGAGGGCGGTGATGGCGTGGTCGGCCAGGTTTTCGACGTACAGGTTGTGCTCGCTCACGTAGGCCACCTTGCTGCCGTCGGGCGAGAACTTGGCGAACATCAGCGACGACTCCGGCCGGCCCTTGCCGAGCTGCGTGAGTTGCGCGGTTTTACGGTCGTACACCCAGTAGTCGCCGTGGGTGTCGTAGCGCCATACTTTCTGGGTGTTGGTGTTGAGCAGCACCCGCTGGCCGTCGTCGGCGAGCGAAAA is a window from the Hymenobacter nivis genome containing:
- a CDS encoding IS1 family transposase, with amino-acid sequence MPRLRPKKAQRKEWEILELDELWSFVGHKKHKVWLWLAVERARRRIVGWALGSRGEAPLRKLWQALPRRYHRHCWYFTDQWKAYAKVLPRWQHRPCPKGEGQTNSVEAINCSLRQRCGVLVRKSCSFSKSLVMHTARIKIVIDNYNRNIILN
- a CDS encoding IS1 family transposase translates to MVTTIHTCAKCGSADIRRNGHSNGHARYQYKACGYQARFVPAAVAKAVQYAQVEALLVERNSQRSITRITGVARMTIAKRLKKSGGRLPALAPVTPEKGAAQGMGNPRVG
- the mutM gene encoding DNA-formamidopyrimidine glycosylase, which gives rise to MPELPEVETYRRFIDEVAVGQTITGLDVNDAHVLAVPEAELRAALLGRTITGTSRLGKNCFVELDNGRLLVLHFGMTGDIGAYRDAPDAPRFTRVAWHLSDSGLSLAFIDPRKFGRIRLADSAAAYQKAKKLGPDALQITAAELYAKLSRRRVFVKPLLLDQGLTAGLGNWIVDEVLFQAKIHPERIGNSLSEKEVGALHAAIQLVLTTAIHHEANYRNFPKSFLIHAREWDESATPGSDAHTFCPRHPKTKIEKTYVGGRATYTCPKCQPAPSPG
- a CDS encoding ABC transporter ATP-binding protein; amino-acid sequence: MQLLFSYLRRYWGLLALALVLATVNQVFSLLDPYIFRKLVDQFTARYPDMSGMRSVPFGPFFREAIPLLAMMLGVAMVSRIAKNFQDYYVNVITQRLGATMYSDGLRHSLDLPYQVFEDQRSGETLGKLQKVRLDVEKLIQSFVNVLFTALVGIIFVMWYAISVYWPIALGYFLTIPLLGILSFALSKRIKVIQKTIVAETTSLAGATTESLRNIELIKSLGLAQQETDRLNGITGKILKLELRKVRYLRSLSFVQGTFVNLLRNVIILLLLYLRVQNHISLGEFFSFFIYSFSIFGPLQEFGTIIGNYRESEASLANFQKILDTPRDVKPLHPVEINKIETLAFEDVRFKHLSADVPALDGISFGAKLGETIAFVGPSGSGKTTLVKLLVGLYPPLAGRILYNGVPSTDVDLDALREQIGFVTQDTQLFAGTIRENLRFVAPRATDEECLRALHEAAADTLLARAPQGLDTVLGEGGVKVSGGEKQRLSIARALLRRPTLLVFDEATSALDSLTEEEIGRTVRELSGSRQHITILIAHRLSTVLHADRILVLERGHVAEAGRHDELLASKGLYYAMWRQQIGERAPALAKA
- a CDS encoding PepSY-like domain-containing protein, which codes for MKSLLISATALLLAGTAQAQTMPAAQVPAAARATFKAKFPTVQRNTWEKEGNAFEAAFKMNGKTMSAVITPAGALQETETDMSASELPATVRATLARDYKAYKINEAATIVRADGTTVYEAEVAKGGKKHDVLFTADGRVAPK
- a CDS encoding TonB-dependent receptor domain-containing protein; translation: MRTLTLRRLVLLGIMGGTAGTAWAQGGAVRGTLQEVGTNKPVSFASVVLLRSPDSTFVAGAQADEAGVFELGKLPLGPYILRATAVGYRTGRRAISLTASNPALALGALHLRPAATQLAGVVVTAERPVLSGGLDKRVVDVTKDLTVTGGTAIDVLQNVPSVTVDQTGAVSIRGSGGVTIFIDGKPTGTTLDQIPASSIQSVEVITNPSARYDASGAGGILNIILKKERRDGLNGQVSATGGTGDKANASLGLNYRKGKLNVFGQYDYRRDRRRTNATLDQTTAGGTGTLLLHQDRQGATLQTSHSARLGFDYDFTAEQSITLAVQPRFNPTAADETLDSRQVNQTTGDQPVLAGTNRRNNATTGTFRAADVTLDYRHTWEQRPGRELTASAVYTPLLADNSIASSILHLDGSQVIQQQRTTNHTTQGTAQVDYVQPLGEKSRFELGARSSLRQYDLRYTFASAPALNFDPSNQFIYQQYVQAAYGIYAGALRKLSYQVGLRAEQTNLNGTQLAGSNPPFSQHYLSLFPSAALTYELPHDQQVRLAYTKRIGRPDAGELNPFTDRSDPLNLQTGNPQLLPEYVHSVELGHERTFAGGRSLSTTAFYRLETNTAQGFRQVITDPLTGNIVTSTTRLNLGKETSYGLEVVGASPLTPFWKVNVTASTFRRLIRGGVAGTPINTASQVYTARLNNTFALNKKLGAQLALNYRSPINSAQGTRSANFNVDVAAKYAVLGDRGTVTLRVADVFNTLHFDYTAYGADFSTFSHFKRESRIAFLGFAYRFGQNQTTRQKKAAADDNSGGFE
- a CDS encoding S9 family peptidase, whose translation is MIQNIARRAGMAGALLLAAAAATQAQVGPGTQWTKDGYGYLRAQDDEIVQLDARKPGAGVTILSKQQLTPAGQAAPLKVRRFSLADDGQRVLLNTNTQKVWRYDTHGDYWVYDRKTAQLTQLGKGRPESSLMFAKFSPDGSKVAYVSEHNLYVENLADHAITALTSDGTDRLINGTFDWVYEEELDCRDGFRWAPNGLSLAYWQLDATKTRNYLMLNTTAALYPYTVPVEYPVVGEDPSRCRVGVVPVSGGPTKWMDIPGDAVQHYLPRMEWAGPAELIVQQLNRRQNESKIMLCNTATGAARAIYSETDKAWVDAKDGAVGWNWIEGGKKFVWASEKDGWRHLYAVDRAGHEQLLTKGNYDVISLEAIDERAGTVYFMASPANATQTYLYRVPLKGGAATRVTPANEAGSHNYDISPNGKLALHNYSSTSAFPTADVVSLPAHQRLSGGELPAQAKSIRAPKTEFFQVKTADGVTLDGWMVKPTNFDPSKKYPIVFYVYGEPASQTVTDRFGTGANRLYQGNMADDGYIYASLDNRGAPAPRGREFRKAIYHNIGSLNIRDQALGAQEVLKNSFVDTSRVAVWGWSGGGSSTLSLLMQYPKIYKTGISIAAVDNQLNYDNIYQERYMGLLPEDRHYFVDNSPLAHAKDLRGRLLLIHGTGDDNVHYNNAEQMINELVKNNKTFQLMSYPNRTHSISEGEGTSRHLSSTYTKFLKENCPPGGR